The genomic stretch AAACCCAAAGTAGGATGAATTTCTGAAATCTTTTGTATCTTCGCCATATCTTAATTGGGATATTTCCCCCCCCCGTCTTGGCCGTCAAACCGTATTTTTGGGGGAATATTTAAAGATACAAAAAAGCCAACTAATTCGCAATACTGTAAGTATGAATTAGTTGGCTAATTTTATATGATTTACTGAATATTCCTAATAATTCATATATTAATTATGGTTTTATTTTCTTTCCTTTTTGCGTTTTTAGTGCTTCTTATTAATAGCCTATTTTGACGGAAGAAACATTGTCATTAAGACCATAATCTCCTAAATTAGGAACATCTTTAGTATAGGTGTTATTCCATCCGGGACCGTCTGCTATTAAGAATGCATATGTACGCCCACCATAATTTTTGTCTGCATATAATCTTACTGTTACTGCTGAGGTTGGAAAACCGGGACTGGTTGTTGATGCTTTGAAAGAACTAATACAATTATCAAAGCTATAGCTATTTAAATCAGGATAATTACCTGCGCCTATTTTTAATTCAGCTCCGTTGTAATTTGTATCTTTATAAAATGTAGCTTCGGCTGCAAGTCTACTTGCTCTTGTTGTTTTTGTGTTAATGTTTAGTGTTTTGTTAAATTCACTTTCGTTATCATAGTAAGTAATTATTCCGGCATTGAAAAATGTAACAAGGATAGGGTTTTGATCAAGTTTTTCTGCCGTTTTTTGAACTTCTTTGTCTATGTAAACAATAGAAGAATCATTTGTGTAATTGAATTCCGAGGTGTAATTTTTTCCTTGGTAATTAAATGTGGTAGATCGGGCTAAATTTTTAAGTGGTGTGACTTGTTGTCTAACTTCCACTAAATCATCATTGTTGCTACATGCACTAAAGCATATGAGCATCACGCTCAATAAAAAGCTTGCTAAATTTTTCATAACTATTATTTTTTATTGGTTAATAAATAAGCACTTTCAAATATATGGATTTTATTGTAGAAAATAAAATAATTTTGATTCTTTTTTTTATGAAAACAAGCTTCCTTTTGGAGAAGACAAAATAATAAGATTTATATGTGTTGTCTTGATGAGATGGAACTTTCCGAAAATTGTATATGTTTGAAGAGTAAATGCCATTATTTGCGAAAATAATGGCATTTACTCTTATTGTTAATTATAATGTTTTCATTCTTAAAATGTTGTATAGAAAATTTGCATCTTTAATTTGTTTTTTTCGTTTGTGCCTCCTTTTAGTGCCGCACTTTCCATGTCTAAACTATTGGATATAGCAACCACTTCATTGTTTGAGTTACTTTCTACTTTAACAGGAATTAATACAACTTTATTCCAATCTGGATTCTCGGACTCCCATTTCTTCCAGTCTTCCTCTTTATTAGGATTTCCTCCTGATGCTATTATCTCTCTTTTCCGCTCTTCAATACAATAAGTAATTAAAGGGGCAATGTTAGTAAAAGTGTATGTATTATTACTACTGCTATATTGACTTAAAAAAGATGTTTTGTTATCAGTGATCTTGTTTTCCTCAAAAAATGAGAACATATCCTGTTTTCTAACCATCAATACATATTGAGGTATATTCATTGGATATTTGGACTCCTCTTCGTTATAACGGGTAAATGATACATTCACACCGTTTAGAGTGTCATTTTTGTGCTCGCTGTAAATTTCTGCAATGGGGAAAATTGCTTCGGTGAAAATACCTGCAGGGCTTTTTATATAAGTACGATTGGGATTTTCAACTAAGTCATTAAGTCTGTTGTCATTCTTAAAGTGGTTGGCTTGTATTACTTCCTTGGTTGCGGCAAAATCATAAAATCTAGAGGATAGGGAATCTTTTTTTCCTGAAGAACTTTCCAGCATGAGGTCATAATATAGGCGAAGCGTTATATTGTTTATATACAAAATAGTACCATCTCCATGAGTGGATTGTACGTAAATACCTTTTAATACATTTTTGATAAAAGCACTAGCGTCTTTATAATAATTTTTGTCTTCTTTGTACTTGTTATACATGAATTCTCCTAATTCTTTAGGTAATTTGACGGCTTGGGTTATTACCCTAGTGCCAGAGTAAGTGTCGTCCATTGCAGAAGGACCAACGGCAGAATATGCTTTTAAGGCGATAGGTTTAGCTTGTTTATTATAATAATCCGAAGGATTTACACTTGTATAAAAAGTGTTTATGTCTTTTTCTGCAATAACCTTGTTTAGCGTATCAACTTGTAAACGCATACCGTTTAAAGAATCACCGAAAAAAGTAGAATATTGTAAAAATAGACTAAGACCTGTGATATCTGTTATATTTTCTTCAAATTTGAAGTTGTCCATACAGGTGAACTGTGCTATAAAATCGGCAGTAAATTCTCCAAATTGCTCATCGGTATATCGTCCTAAATATGCAGTACTGGTACGTGCATAAACGGAGTCGGCCAACAGAGATTTGGTGGTAAACTCATAACTGTCTGTATTTGCCGGAATCTTATCTCCACCGGGGATAAGATCGGTCCCGATGCCGGTTGTTGAATCATCGCAACTATAAATCAGTGCTGCCAACAACAATGCGCATAAGTATTTGATTTTCATCTTTATTATTCTTAGTGAGTTATTTCTTTTCAAACCCCCATACTTTGTCATAGAACTTATTGAAAGCATCTACATAGGTATCGGCAGGCTGATAGTCGAGCACAGGCACACCCGATTCACGGGCGAACTTCATGACATTCTCATTCACTTTCTCGCTGTTTTGTATCACACCATCAGAGTAGGCAATGGCCAGTTTGCACAGTTCCTCGTAATTTGCCGGAGATTTGACGATGCTTTCCACATCATTCTTTTCAATGCCTTTCAGCATGAGTTTTTCAGTCAGATTACCTTCGCAGTTCGATTTGAATTCATCCTCAAACACCGAAAATACTACTTTGGAGTCTCTGAATGACGGCTCATCTTGATAAGCCTTCTTAATATAAAGGGGCACAAATGCACTCATCCACCCTTGACAATGGATAATGTCCGGACACCAGCGTAATTTCTTTACCGTTTCCAATACGCCGCGTGCATAAAAAATAGCACGTTCGTCATTGTCTTTGTATTCTACACCATTTTCGTCAGCTACCATTTGGCGGTGCTGGAAATAGTCGTCATTGTCAATGAAGTAAACCTGCATACGTGCAGCTTGGATAGATGCTACCTTGATAATCAGCGGATGGTCCGTATCGTCTATGATTAAATTCATGCCGGACAGGCGGATGACTTCGTGTAATTGGTTTCTGCGCTCATTGACATTGCCCCATTTTGGCATAAAAGTTCTGATTTCTCTGCCTTTTTCCTGAATAGCCTGAGGAAGAAATCTTCCCATGTTTGCCATTTCGGATTCGGGAACGTAAGGGGTAATCTCTTGTGTAATAAATAAAACTTTATTTGCCTTCATCTTAACTTTTTGTTGCTCATAATCATTTTGCAAAGATATAAAAAAAATAGATGAGAGTGGCAAGAAACGAGGAATAATAATTCCTTATGATATGTTAAGTGGCTGGTAATTAGTGGTTAGTGATTGGCGGTTAATGGTCAATGCCTTGCGGAATTAGGTGAAAAATGGGAAAGAACAAGTGGCTGGCCGGTAGCTGAAGAGGGCTTATTGCGTCATATCTGCAAGGTATTAACCACTTATTACTAACCACTCATCATTAATTAAAATTCTTTTTTTCTTCGTTATCTCCCAAATAATGGTTTACTTTGCAGCCGTTTTAAATGAAACTACTCAAACAAAAGAGATAAAAAGATGAAGTTAGTTCAAACAATCAAAGAGCTTCAGTCAGAGCTGGATGCCCTGCGCAGTGAGGGAAAGACAATAGGTCTGGTGCCTACAATGGGTGCACTCCATGCCGGACACGCTTCGTTGGTGAAACGTGCTGTTGCAGAAAATGATGTAGTGGTGGTAAGTGATTTTGTAAATCCTACCCAGTTTAACGACAAAAATGACTTGGCAAAATATCCGCGTACATTGGATGCCGATTGTGAATTGTTGGAAAAAGTAGGAGCGGCTTTTGTTTTTGCTCCGTCTGTAGAAGAGATTTATCCTGAGCCTGATACCCGGCAGTTCAGTTATGCGCCGCTGGACACAGTGATGGAAGGCCGTTTCCGTCCAGGACATTTTAATGGAGTATGCCAGATAGTGAGCAAGCTGTTTATGATTGTAAACCCTACCCGTGCTTATTTCGGCGAGAAAGACTTCCAGCAATTGGCTATTATTCGTGAAATGGTGAAACAGATAGGGTTCAACGGACTGGAAATTGTAGGTTGTCCTATTGTGCGTGAGGAAGACGGGCTGGCATTGAGCAGCCGCAATGCACGGCTTTCTGCGGTGGAAAGAGAGTATGCGCTGAATATTTCGCAAACTTTATTTAAAAGTTGTACTTTTGCAAAATCTCATCCGGTCGCTGAGACTCAGAAGTTTGTAGAGGATGCGATTGCTGCCGCTCCGGGTTTGCGTTTGGAATATTTTGAAATAGTAGATGGCACTACGCTTCAGAAAATAACGGATTGGGAAGATACGGATTATGCAGTAGGTTGCATTACGGTATTTTGCGGAGAGGTACGTTTGATAGATAATATAAAATATAAGGGATAGTGATCGTTAACCATTAGAATTATGATGATTGAGGTATTAAAATCGAAACTGCATTGTGTCCGTGTAACGGAAGCCAATTTGAACTACATGGGTAGTATTACGATTGACGAGGACTTGATGGATGCCGCCAACATGATTGCCGGTGAGAAAGTGCACATTGTGGATAATAATAACGGCGAGAGGTTTGAAACTTATATTATTAAGGGTGAGCGCGGTTCGGGATGTATTTGTCTGAATGGGGCTGCTGCCAGGAAGGTACAGGTGGGTGACATTGTAATTATCATGTCATACGCCATGATGGATTTTGAGGAAGCTAAATCGTTCAAGCCGACGGTGGTTTTTCCCGATTCGGCGATGAACAAGATTGTATAACGATATTTTTGTTCGGTAATCCAAAAGCCCGGTAGACGTGAGTCTGATACGGGCTTTAATTTTTGTATCCGCAATCATAGGGCAATAAACCTTCTTTATTATCCGGTGGTATGATTGCGGATAATCTTTTATATAGATTTCTCCTTGATAAGTCCTGTCCGGTAAGCCACCAGCAATTTCTTTAAATCGTTAATCTGTGTCACCAGTTCCCGTCCTTTGTCAGTGTCCTTTACCATCATGCGTTGGGTGCTCATTTCTACTATCTGGGTGCTCGATTTGATATCCTGCCCTTCTTCAATGGCTTTTTGCATTGAGGTGAACGGTTCGTGCTGTACCAGTTGGAATCCGCGCGAATGGTATACCAGTGTATATCCGGCAATTCCGGTTTCCGAATGATACGCTTTAGAGAATCCTCCGTCTATGACCATCATCTTGCCGTTTGCTTTTATCGGATTCTCACCTTGGATGGTTTTTACGGGTACATGTCCGTTGATGATATGGCGGTGTGTTCCTATCACTCCGAACTCGTCCAGCAGCATATCACATACTTTTTCTTCATTGCGCAGGCTGTAATAGTGACCTTTTACTTCCTTGTGTAACTCTTTCTCTTTTAAAAAGTAACGTTCAAAAGTAGCCATTTTGTCTTTGTCGAAAGCAGGGGAGTCTTTGCC from Phocaeicola dorei encodes the following:
- the panD gene encoding aspartate 1-decarboxylase, with amino-acid sequence MMIEVLKSKLHCVRVTEANLNYMGSITIDEDLMDAANMIAGEKVHIVDNNNGERFETYIIKGERGSGCICLNGAAARKVQVGDIVIIMSYAMMDFEEAKSFKPTVVFPDSAMNKIV
- the panC gene encoding pantoate--beta-alanine ligase codes for the protein MKLVQTIKELQSELDALRSEGKTIGLVPTMGALHAGHASLVKRAVAENDVVVVSDFVNPTQFNDKNDLAKYPRTLDADCELLEKVGAAFVFAPSVEEIYPEPDTRQFSYAPLDTVMEGRFRPGHFNGVCQIVSKLFMIVNPTRAYFGEKDFQQLAIIREMVKQIGFNGLEIVGCPIVREEDGLALSSRNARLSAVEREYALNISQTLFKSCTFAKSHPVAETQKFVEDAIAAAPGLRLEYFEIVDGTTLQKITDWEDTDYAVGCITVFCGEVRLIDNIKYKG
- a CDS encoding DUF4270 domain-containing protein, producing MKIKYLCALLLAALIYSCDDSTTGIGTDLIPGGDKIPANTDSYEFTTKSLLADSVYARTSTAYLGRYTDEQFGEFTADFIAQFTCMDNFKFEENITDITGLSLFLQYSTFFGDSLNGMRLQVDTLNKVIAEKDINTFYTSVNPSDYYNKQAKPIALKAYSAVGPSAMDDTYSGTRVITQAVKLPKELGEFMYNKYKEDKNYYKDASAFIKNVLKGIYVQSTHGDGTILYINNITLRLYYDLMLESSSGKKDSLSSRFYDFAATKEVIQANHFKNDNRLNDLVENPNRTYIKSPAGIFTEAIFPIAEIYSEHKNDTLNGVNVSFTRYNEEESKYPMNIPQYVLMVRKQDMFSFFEENKITDNKTSFLSQYSSSNNTYTFTNIAPLITYCIEERKREIIASGGNPNKEEDWKKWESENPDWNKVVLIPVKVESNSNNEVVAISNSLDMESAALKGGTNEKNKLKMQIFYTTF
- a CDS encoding glycogen/starch synthase, encoding MKANKVLFITQEITPYVPESEMANMGRFLPQAIQEKGREIRTFMPKWGNVNERRNQLHEVIRLSGMNLIIDDTDHPLIIKVASIQAARMQVYFIDNDDYFQHRQMVADENGVEYKDNDERAIFYARGVLETVKKLRWCPDIIHCQGWMSAFVPLYIKKAYQDEPSFRDSKVVFSVFEDEFKSNCEGNLTEKLMLKGIEKNDVESIVKSPANYEELCKLAIAYSDGVIQNSEKVNENVMKFARESGVPVLDYQPADTYVDAFNKFYDKVWGFEKK